The segment ATACCGCATTGGTGAACTGTCTCGCTCGTTGTCTGCACCCTCGCCCCATTGAGGTACTGCACGCAATGGGTCCGGGCCGCGGGTATTGTAGAGAAGGCGGGGTGTTCCACATTGTTTATCCTCCGATTGGCATCAGCGGACTCCTAAGCGCCGCTGGCGAACGCGCAACAAATGCTTCCAGAGTCATCGCCCTGATCACCGATATCGGTAACGATATTATGTACAATGTCCCGGCATCAGAAATCATTTTCTGCCTGGACGGTATGCTGAACGATCTGAATAGAATGGGTGCAAAAATTTTTGTCAATCCGATTCCCCTGGTCATCGAAGAGGATGTATCCGAGTTGCAGTTTAGAATCCTTCGCCGGGTATTTTTTCCGCAAAGTCCCGTCGATTATTCCGGCGCGGCGGACGCCGTGCGCGAAATCAATCAATTTTTGCAGGAATCGGCAGGCGAACGCATCCATCTTTTACCCAGTGCAAAAGATTTCTGCGGTGCCGATAAAATCCATTATAGTATGCTTCGAAGTCACAAAGCCTGGTCCAACGTGGCGGAGGCGTTGCTCCGCGAGCTGTCGTTGGAGAAAGCGGGTGAAGTGAGCCCTTTTTCTGCCTGGTGCGCTTTATTCGCCAATATGGGGCGCGTGTTTTTTTGCGACATGATCCCTGTCCGGAAAAAAAATCCAGGCACTTTTTAGGATTTTTGTAATGGGTACTCTGCTTGCGGTCGCACGGACGGCGGCAATTTTTTTAGTCTATTTGGGGTTCGCGGTCATTGGAGGCGTGCTGGCGTTGTCCCGGTTTTTATCGACAAAACGCCGCCACCAACTCATTTCCGGTTTCACCAGGCAGTGGGCGCGTTGCTCCTGTTTCATTTTTAATATACGGGTCCGAGTTGTCGGAGCATTGAAGGATTCTCCGGGTTCTCTCATCGTGGCCAATCATATAGGCACGCCAGATATTTTTGTGCTGGGAAGTTGTTTTTCAGGTTTTTTCGTGTCGAAAGCGGAAATTTCCCGATGGCCCCTGATTCGCTTATTAGCCCATATTGGCAAAACTATATTCGCCGAACGAAGTAAGCGGCATCAGGTGAAAGAAATCGTCAGGCAAATGCACGAGCGGCTGGAGGGAGGATCTTCCGTTATCTTATTCCCGGAAGGAGGGGCCACCGACGGCCAACAGGTCATAGACTTTAAACCGTCTCCCTTCGAAGCCGCGGTTCTGGCCAAAAGTCCCGTGGTTCCCGTCACGATCATTTACCACGATCCGAACAAGCCATCCATTGCCTGTTGGAATCAAATCCCCTTCCTGGAGCATATGTTACGTCTATTGAAAAATCCGCGGTTGGATGCTACCGTTTATCTCC is part of the Nitrospinaceae bacterium genome and harbors:
- the olsA gene encoding 1-acyl-sn-glycerol-3-phosphate acyltransferase; the protein is MGTLLAVARTAAIFLVYLGFAVIGGVLALSRFLSTKRRHQLISGFTRQWARCSCFIFNIRVRVVGALKDSPGSLIVANHIGTPDIFVLGSCFSGFFVSKAEISRWPLIRLLAHIGKTIFAERSKRHQVKEIVRQMHERLEGGSSVILFPEGGATDGQQVIDFKPSPFEAAVLAKSPVVPVTIIYHDPNKPSIACWNQIPFLEHMLRLLKNPRLDATVYLHEPIAGEADRRKLAQASCRVIREMHREKTLPGK